A genome region from Microbacterium sp. CGR2 includes the following:
- a CDS encoding ABC transporter permease yields MNASTPAPLRSSNGIWLVAEREIGSKLRSKTFLISTGVLLLLTLAGIVIGGFASKNTDAMPVAATSQTAGVVSALPNTEVIEVSDKAEAEDLIRSEEVEAAVLPGDGATGFTIVALKDAPTGLVSALSQAPAIEILEPATTNPGLRYLIALAFGVVFMGAAATFGGTIAQSVVEEKQTRVVEVLLSAIPARTLLAGKVIGNTILVMGQILALAAIATIGLIVTGQREVLSTLGAPIIWFAVFFLFGFILLAALFAAAASLVSRQEDIGATTTPITMLIMAPYVLVILFNDNPLVLTIMSYVPFSAPVGMPMRLFVGEAQWWEPLLSLVILLASCVAAIVIGAKIYENSLLRMGSRVKLREALRA; encoded by the coding sequence GTGAACGCATCGACGCCCGCACCTCTCCGTTCCTCCAACGGCATCTGGCTCGTCGCGGAGCGCGAGATCGGCTCCAAGCTGCGTAGCAAGACGTTCCTGATCTCCACCGGCGTCCTGCTGCTGCTCACCCTGGCCGGAATCGTGATCGGCGGTTTCGCGAGCAAGAACACCGATGCGATGCCCGTCGCCGCCACCTCGCAGACCGCGGGTGTGGTCTCGGCGTTGCCGAACACCGAGGTCATCGAGGTGTCCGACAAGGCAGAAGCCGAAGACCTGATCCGATCGGAAGAGGTCGAGGCGGCCGTGCTTCCCGGAGACGGAGCGACGGGCTTCACCATCGTCGCTCTGAAGGACGCGCCCACCGGTCTGGTGTCGGCGCTGTCGCAGGCACCGGCGATCGAGATCCTCGAGCCGGCGACGACGAATCCCGGGCTGAGGTACCTGATCGCCCTCGCTTTCGGCGTCGTGTTCATGGGGGCTGCGGCGACATTCGGCGGCACCATCGCCCAGAGCGTCGTCGAAGAGAAGCAGACGCGCGTGGTCGAGGTTCTGCTCTCCGCCATCCCCGCGCGCACGCTCCTCGCCGGCAAGGTCATCGGCAACACGATCCTCGTGATGGGTCAGATCCTCGCCCTGGCTGCGATCGCGACGATAGGGCTGATCGTGACAGGTCAGCGGGAGGTGCTGTCGACTCTGGGGGCGCCGATCATCTGGTTCGCGGTGTTCTTCCTGTTCGGGTTCATCCTGCTCGCGGCACTGTTCGCCGCCGCGGCGTCCTTGGTCTCCCGGCAGGAGGACATCGGCGCGACCACGACCCCGATCACGATGCTGATCATGGCCCCGTACGTGCTCGTGATCCTCTTCAACGACAACCCGCTGGTGCTGACGATCATGTCGTACGTGCCCTTCTCGGCCCCGGTCGGGATGCCGATGCGGCTGTTCGTCGGCGAGGCGCAGTGGTGGGAGCCGCTGCTGAGCCTGGTGATCCTGCTTGCCAGCTGCGTGGCCGCGATCGTCATCGGCGCGAAGATCTACGAGAACTCGCTGCTGCGGATGGGTTCGCGCGTGAAGCTCCGTGAGGCGTTGCGCGCCTGA
- a CDS encoding MmcQ/YjbR family DNA-binding protein, with product MVSVDDVREIALALPGVTESTGGHTGEATWRLRSGQFAWLRGPSATDRRQLDELGREWPAGDVLAVRVASVEEKEALLAAEPDIVFTIPHFDGYPAVLVPLEKVAQERVVELITDAWLTRAPARVAKEWLSAHGWE from the coding sequence ATGGTCAGCGTCGACGACGTGCGCGAGATCGCTCTGGCGCTCCCCGGTGTGACCGAGAGCACGGGCGGGCACACCGGGGAAGCGACCTGGCGCCTGCGCAGCGGGCAGTTCGCCTGGCTGCGCGGTCCGAGCGCGACGGATCGACGGCAGCTCGACGAGCTCGGGCGCGAGTGGCCGGCAGGGGACGTGCTCGCCGTGCGGGTGGCGAGTGTGGAGGAGAAAGAGGCCCTGCTCGCCGCCGAGCCCGACATCGTCTTCACCATCCCGCACTTCGACGGCTATCCGGCAGTGCTCGTGCCTCTCGAGAAGGTGGCACAGGAGCGCGTGGTCGAGCTCATCACCGATGCGTGGCTGACGCGCGCGCCGGCGCGAGTCGCGAAGGAGTGGCTCAGCGCGCACGGCTGGGAATGA
- a CDS encoding GlxA family transcriptional regulator: MKTVACVIQDGFAPFEFGVACEAFGLDRSADGVPNFDFRIVAPVPGVVQSKIGFSLNVEHDLTFAYEADLVVFCPLPRESWSLIDPLLLDLARDAVARGAWVMSVCSGSFILAAAGVLDGRRATTHWMYSDLMARMYPEIEIDADVLFVQDGKIITSAGTAAGIDACLHLLRQEVGAELTNRIARRMVVPPQRDGGQAQFIDRPIPQVPSDSLAAVADWAVEHLREDLGVDQLAARALMSPRTFARRFKAEYGATPAAWLARQRIIHAQRMLERTDLPLEQIADECGFGSAAVLRQNFARVLGLTPTAYRTRFSCIDEPVADAPAA; this comes from the coding sequence ATGAAAACGGTCGCCTGTGTCATCCAGGACGGGTTCGCCCCGTTCGAGTTCGGCGTCGCCTGCGAAGCGTTCGGGCTCGACCGCTCGGCGGATGGAGTGCCGAACTTCGACTTCCGCATCGTCGCTCCGGTTCCCGGAGTGGTGCAGTCCAAGATCGGGTTCTCCCTCAATGTCGAGCACGACCTGACATTCGCCTACGAGGCCGACCTCGTCGTGTTCTGCCCACTCCCGCGCGAGAGCTGGTCGCTGATAGACCCGCTGCTGCTCGATCTCGCCCGCGACGCCGTCGCCCGCGGCGCATGGGTGATGAGCGTCTGCAGCGGATCGTTCATCTTGGCCGCCGCCGGCGTGCTCGACGGGCGTCGCGCGACCACGCACTGGATGTACTCGGATCTGATGGCGCGGATGTACCCGGAGATCGAGATCGACGCCGACGTGCTCTTCGTGCAGGACGGAAAGATCATCACCAGCGCGGGTACGGCGGCGGGCATCGACGCCTGCCTGCACCTGCTGCGTCAGGAGGTCGGGGCCGAGCTCACCAACCGCATCGCGCGGCGCATGGTCGTCCCCCCGCAACGCGACGGCGGGCAGGCCCAGTTCATCGACCGGCCCATCCCGCAGGTCCCGAGCGATTCCCTGGCCGCAGTGGCCGACTGGGCGGTCGAGCATCTTCGTGAGGATCTCGGCGTCGACCAGCTCGCCGCGCGAGCGCTGATGTCGCCACGGACTTTCGCGCGGCGGTTCAAGGCCGAGTACGGCGCGACACCCGCCGCATGGCTCGCTCGTCAGCGCATCATCCATGCGCAGCGGATGCTGGAGCGCACCGACCTGCCCCTGGAGCAGATCGCCGACGAGTGCGGCTTCGGCTCAGCGGCCGTGCTGCGCCAGAACTTCGCGCGGGTGCTCGGGCTCACGCCGACCGCGTACCGGACGCGCTTCTCGTGCATCGACGAGCCCGTGGCCGATGCTCCCGCGGCGTGA
- a CDS encoding glycosyltransferase: protein MHIVFFGDQHLDSLGGAQVSMRLQRDFLERAGHTVTVVAPKMHGSRASMPASPSAANLDLPSLPITIDREYSMSWPGRRTDRFLDREMTHRPPVDLVHVQADFWGAFIGHRFARRHGIPVVHTMHNRVDVGIAAVTPLHRPVLAVLNLWRRAAMRGIGAPVRGLDGWAFLRGLAVGASAVTAPSTHFARRLEQHEVFVPVDVIWNGIDDDVRDATVANAPTDREPGRPRFVWLGRMSPEKRLLPFLEAFVASGIDAQLEIIGGGAQRAAAEKIVGGRSGVRFAGRLTYPQTLARIAAADALVQTSIGFETQGMTPFEAATLGTPAVICDPDIAAELGGGLWSVPDAEDAVNGKTREAQRTAALAATLRRAASDISAGVAPAPVPEVAAAFRQSSRTAAMIEVYERVLGARSLT from the coding sequence ATGCACATCGTCTTCTTCGGCGATCAGCACCTCGACTCCCTGGGCGGAGCGCAGGTGTCGATGCGGCTGCAGCGGGACTTCCTCGAACGCGCCGGTCACACGGTCACCGTCGTGGCGCCGAAGATGCACGGGTCGCGCGCGTCGATGCCCGCATCGCCGTCGGCGGCGAACCTCGACCTGCCGTCCCTCCCGATCACCATCGACCGCGAGTACTCGATGAGCTGGCCCGGACGCCGCACTGATCGTTTCCTCGACAGGGAGATGACACACCGACCGCCGGTCGACCTCGTGCACGTGCAAGCCGACTTCTGGGGGGCGTTCATCGGCCACCGCTTCGCCCGACGCCACGGCATCCCCGTGGTCCACACGATGCACAACCGCGTGGACGTGGGGATCGCCGCAGTCACTCCGCTTCATCGCCCCGTGCTCGCCGTCCTCAACCTGTGGCGACGTGCTGCGATGCGCGGGATCGGCGCTCCGGTGCGAGGTCTTGACGGCTGGGCGTTCCTGCGCGGCCTCGCTGTCGGCGCCTCGGCCGTCACCGCACCGTCGACGCACTTCGCCCGGCGGTTGGAGCAGCACGAGGTCTTCGTGCCGGTCGACGTCATCTGGAACGGCATCGATGACGACGTCCGCGATGCCACCGTCGCGAACGCACCGACTGATCGCGAGCCCGGCCGTCCGCGCTTCGTCTGGCTGGGACGGATGAGTCCGGAGAAGCGACTCCTCCCGTTCCTCGAGGCGTTCGTCGCGTCCGGCATCGACGCGCAACTCGAGATCATCGGCGGGGGTGCACAGCGCGCGGCGGCGGAGAAGATCGTGGGCGGGCGCTCGGGTGTCCGCTTCGCGGGGCGTCTGACGTACCCGCAGACGCTTGCACGCATCGCCGCCGCCGACGCGCTCGTGCAGACGTCGATCGGCTTCGAGACCCAGGGGATGACCCCGTTCGAAGCCGCGACCCTCGGGACACCCGCCGTGATCTGCGACCCGGACATCGCCGCGGAACTCGGCGGCGGGCTGTGGAGCGTGCCGGATGCCGAGGATGCGGTGAACGGTAAGACGCGTGAAGCGCAGCGGACGGCAGCGCTCGCGGCAACGCTGCGGCGCGCGGCATCCGACATCTCCGCCGGCGTCGCACCGGCGCCGGTTCCCGAAGTGGCAGCCGCTTTCCGGCAGTCGTCACGCACCGCCGCGATGATCGAGGTCTACGAGCGAGTGCTCGGAGCCCGCTCGCTCACATGA
- a CDS encoding nitroreductase family protein: MSTPVIDRTAPTEHPVLDVLAGRWSPRAYDAQNPIDEAKLATALEAARWAPSAYNMQPWRFIVARRGSALHAQVVDALVGFNQAWADKAAVLVVAIAETAREDGAPITHAVYDLGQAVAHFSVQAHHDGLVVHQMSGFDPEAIREFADLEPRFVPTTVVAVGEFGDVETLPEMLQEREVAPRVRRRIDETVILSA; the protein is encoded by the coding sequence GTGAGCACGCCCGTGATCGACCGCACCGCCCCGACCGAGCACCCTGTCCTCGACGTTCTCGCCGGCCGCTGGAGCCCCCGCGCCTACGATGCGCAGAACCCGATCGACGAGGCGAAGCTCGCCACCGCTCTCGAGGCCGCCCGCTGGGCACCGTCCGCCTACAACATGCAGCCCTGGCGCTTCATCGTCGCCCGTCGCGGCTCGGCGCTCCACGCTCAGGTCGTCGACGCGCTGGTGGGCTTCAACCAGGCGTGGGCCGACAAAGCCGCGGTCCTCGTCGTCGCGATCGCCGAGACCGCGAGGGAAGACGGCGCCCCGATCACGCACGCCGTGTACGACCTCGGTCAGGCCGTCGCGCACTTCTCGGTTCAGGCGCACCACGACGGTCTCGTCGTCCACCAGATGAGCGGCTTCGATCCCGAGGCGATCCGTGAGTTCGCCGACCTCGAGCCGCGCTTCGTCCCGACCACCGTCGTCGCCGTCGGCGAGTTCGGTGACGTGGAGACCCTGCCGGAAATGCTTCAGGAGCGCGAGGTCGCGCCGCGCGTACGCCGCCGCATCGACGAGACCGTGATCCTCAGCGCCTGA
- the coaBC gene encoding bifunctional phosphopantothenoylcysteine decarboxylase/phosphopantothenate--cysteine ligase CoaBC, with protein sequence MNIVVGVTGGIAAYKSVHLVRLLTKAGHDVTVVPTEDALRFVGLPTWEAISRHPVTTSVHDDVAKVRHVALGQAADLVIVAPATANSIAKMAAGLADNLLGTTLLATESPVLIAPAMHAEMWRHPATRANVATLRERGVRVVGPADGELAGGDSGPGRMAEPEEIADAAQALLSPGDLAGLQVVVSAGGTREPIDPVRFLGNRSSGRQGVELAAEAAARGADVTLVTANVSGDVLAVAQHPSVRVVSVGTAAELSQAMKEEASAADVVVMAAAVADYRPVTVADRKLTKESGGVPSIELVENEDILAALVDARRPGQVVVGFAAETPRDESELLTRARRKQQRKGVDFLVVNEVGWDRGFESAENAVHILGTDGRVAGSASGSKRRVAAAIWNMIRDR encoded by the coding sequence GTGAACATCGTCGTCGGAGTCACTGGCGGTATCGCCGCCTACAAGTCCGTGCACCTGGTGCGCCTGCTCACGAAGGCCGGTCACGATGTGACGGTGGTTCCCACAGAGGACGCCCTGCGTTTCGTCGGCCTGCCGACCTGGGAGGCGATCAGCCGGCATCCGGTCACCACGAGCGTTCACGATGACGTGGCGAAGGTGCGCCACGTCGCCCTGGGGCAGGCCGCCGACCTCGTCATCGTCGCACCGGCCACCGCGAACTCCATCGCGAAGATGGCAGCCGGCCTCGCCGACAACCTGCTGGGCACGACGCTTCTCGCGACCGAATCGCCGGTGCTGATCGCTCCGGCGATGCATGCCGAGATGTGGCGGCATCCGGCCACGCGCGCGAACGTCGCGACCCTCCGTGAGCGCGGCGTGCGCGTCGTCGGTCCGGCAGACGGCGAACTCGCCGGCGGCGACAGCGGTCCGGGGCGGATGGCGGAGCCCGAAGAGATCGCGGATGCCGCACAGGCCCTGCTGTCGCCCGGAGACCTCGCGGGTCTCCAGGTGGTGGTGTCGGCCGGCGGGACGCGCGAGCCCATCGACCCGGTGCGCTTCCTCGGCAATCGCTCCAGCGGACGGCAGGGCGTCGAGCTCGCGGCGGAGGCGGCGGCCCGCGGCGCCGATGTCACCCTGGTGACCGCGAACGTCTCGGGCGATGTGCTCGCCGTGGCGCAGCATCCGTCGGTCCGGGTCGTCAGCGTCGGGACCGCCGCAGAGCTGTCGCAGGCGATGAAGGAAGAGGCCTCCGCCGCCGATGTCGTCGTGATGGCTGCGGCCGTGGCGGATTATCGCCCCGTCACCGTGGCCGATCGCAAGCTCACCAAGGAGTCCGGTGGGGTCCCGTCGATCGAACTGGTCGAGAACGAGGACATCCTGGCGGCCCTGGTCGATGCGCGTCGCCCCGGGCAGGTGGTGGTCGGGTTCGCCGCCGAGACGCCGCGGGACGAGAGCGAGCTGCTCACCCGCGCTCGCCGCAAACAGCAGCGGAAGGGTGTCGACTTCCTCGTGGTGAACGAGGTGGGTTGGGATCGCGGCTTCGAGAGCGCGGAGAACGCCGTGCACATCCTCGGCACCGACGGACGTGTGGCGGGTTCGGCATCCGGCTCGAAACGTCGCGTCGCCGCGGCGATCTGGAACATGATCCGAGACCGATGA
- a CDS encoding YafY family protein — MALTAYRTPAVKPIPTALKVIPEPIMGEVRRAVLDGRRLRIRYAAPDREPIRRTVDPIGLVTVRDTGYLLATVDGEDRTYRLSRILDAEQLVEPARRTLSVDLEELWRARGTRFRAGDAALTAVVRADPLRRDEIAETAVAILEETRDPDGWLRMHVTFQDLRHAVWAVWQLGMSAEALEPPELRATLRDRAAAIATRYAEPE; from the coding sequence TTGGCGCTCACCGCGTACCGCACGCCGGCAGTGAAGCCGATACCGACGGCGTTGAAGGTCATCCCTGAACCGATCATGGGCGAGGTCCGTCGGGCAGTCCTCGACGGCCGTCGGCTGCGGATCCGCTACGCAGCGCCGGATCGAGAGCCCATCCGGCGCACGGTCGACCCGATCGGGCTCGTCACCGTGCGCGACACGGGCTACCTCCTCGCCACCGTCGACGGAGAAGACCGCACCTACCGACTGTCGCGCATCCTCGACGCCGAGCAACTCGTCGAGCCGGCTCGACGGACCCTCTCCGTCGACCTCGAAGAGCTGTGGCGGGCGCGAGGAACGCGGTTCCGTGCCGGCGACGCCGCGCTCACCGCCGTGGTTCGCGCCGACCCGCTGCGACGGGACGAAATCGCCGAGACGGCGGTCGCCATCCTGGAAGAAACCCGGGACCCGGACGGCTGGCTTCGAATGCATGTGACCTTCCAAGACCTCCGTCATGCGGTATGGGCCGTCTGGCAGCTCGGCATGAGCGCGGAGGCTCTCGAGCCGCCAGAACTACGCGCGACTCTCCGAGACCGAGCGGCTGCGATCGCCACCCGCTATGCCGAGCCGGAATGA
- a CDS encoding NRDE family protein: MCTVVIDVDDSGSARLLAVRDEDPLREWDALGAWWPERYPGVIGIRDRRAGGAWLAADPAQGRLAVLLNRADVRDLPEARAESRGSLALQSVAGRSPKGPVPMHGFNLLEVGPTRARVLSWDGVDLRETPVGSGTHMIAHDDLDDAATPRIATWLPRFRALGPASASADWSSEWVSLLAESAALSPEDDRAIIRDNRPHGYPTQSLLYCVATVTGHGVEVRDVTLPSPAHWPA, translated from the coding sequence GTGTGCACCGTGGTGATCGACGTCGATGATTCCGGTTCGGCCCGTCTGCTCGCCGTCCGCGACGAAGACCCGCTGCGGGAGTGGGATGCTCTCGGGGCCTGGTGGCCGGAACGGTATCCGGGAGTGATCGGCATCCGTGACCGCCGAGCGGGCGGCGCCTGGCTCGCCGCGGACCCTGCGCAGGGACGTCTGGCCGTGCTGCTCAACCGCGCGGATGTCCGTGACCTGCCCGAGGCCCGCGCAGAATCCCGCGGCTCTCTCGCCCTCCAATCCGTCGCGGGGCGATCGCCGAAGGGCCCCGTGCCGATGCACGGCTTCAACCTGCTCGAAGTGGGCCCGACCAGGGCGAGAGTGTTGTCGTGGGATGGCGTCGACCTCCGCGAGACGCCGGTCGGCTCGGGCACGCACATGATCGCCCACGACGATCTCGATGACGCCGCGACCCCGCGCATCGCGACATGGCTGCCCAGATTCCGCGCGTTGGGCCCCGCGTCCGCCAGCGCGGACTGGAGCAGCGAGTGGGTGTCGCTGCTGGCGGAATCCGCCGCGCTCTCCCCCGAAGACGACCGCGCGATCATCCGCGACAACCGTCCGCACGGCTATCCCACCCAGTCACTGCTCTACTGCGTGGCGACCGTGACGGGGCACGGCGTCGAGGTTCGCGACGTCACGCTCCCCTCACCCGCGCACTGGCCCGCCTGA
- a CDS encoding glycosyltransferase has protein sequence MSSSPSDPTSSAEPAPRPLKVLLGCDTFAPDINGAARFAERLAAGLVQRGHDVHVVAPNQAYRRAEPRTEVIEQEPMTLHRLPSVRWAPHDWLRFVWPWRSKHYARIVLDRVQPDIVHIQSHIVIGRGLAHIAHERGIPVIATNHVMAENILDHSIFPDFIDNLILKFAWADAKRTFDMVREITTPTRRAADFLEKTVEVEGVIPVSCGIDRTQYTPVIAPRDKNRIIFVGRLTAEKQVEVILKAMTKLDPALDTTFDIVGGGDQRKQLEHLAEQLGLADRVVFHGRTSDEDLRALLSRASLFVIASIAELQSIATMEAMASALPIVAADAVALPHLVHDGENGHLFEPGNVDELAARLTDVLTASPGEYERMQRASLDGVAIHDINRTLDTFEALYRGEPLPE, from the coding sequence ATGTCTTCCTCTCCCTCCGACCCGACGAGTTCTGCGGAACCCGCGCCCCGTCCGTTGAAAGTCCTGCTCGGCTGCGACACGTTCGCCCCTGACATCAACGGCGCCGCGCGTTTCGCGGAGAGGCTCGCTGCCGGTCTGGTCCAGCGTGGTCACGATGTCCACGTCGTCGCGCCCAACCAGGCGTACCGTCGTGCTGAGCCGCGCACCGAGGTCATCGAGCAGGAACCGATGACCCTGCACCGTCTGCCGTCGGTGCGCTGGGCGCCGCACGACTGGCTCCGGTTCGTCTGGCCGTGGCGTTCGAAGCACTACGCACGTATCGTGCTCGACAGGGTGCAGCCCGACATCGTGCACATCCAGTCGCACATCGTGATCGGGCGAGGATTGGCCCACATCGCTCACGAGCGTGGCATCCCGGTGATCGCCACGAACCACGTCATGGCCGAGAACATCCTCGACCACTCGATCTTTCCCGACTTCATCGACAACCTGATCCTGAAGTTCGCCTGGGCGGATGCCAAGCGCACTTTCGACATGGTGCGCGAGATAACCACTCCCACCCGCCGCGCAGCCGACTTCCTCGAGAAGACGGTCGAAGTCGAAGGTGTCATCCCCGTCAGCTGCGGCATCGACCGTACCCAGTACACCCCGGTGATCGCACCGCGCGACAAGAACCGCATCATCTTCGTCGGTCGCCTCACCGCCGAGAAGCAGGTCGAGGTCATCCTCAAGGCCATGACGAAGCTCGACCCGGCACTCGACACGACCTTCGACATCGTGGGCGGCGGCGATCAGCGCAAGCAGCTCGAGCACCTCGCCGAGCAGCTCGGGCTCGCGGATCGCGTCGTCTTCCATGGTCGTACGAGCGACGAAGACCTGCGGGCGCTGCTGTCGCGCGCCAGCCTGTTCGTGATCGCGTCGATCGCCGAACTGCAGTCCATCGCGACCATGGAGGCCATGGCCTCGGCATTGCCGATCGTGGCCGCCGACGCCGTCGCCCTGCCGCACCTGGTGCACGACGGGGAGAACGGCCACCTGTTCGAACCGGGGAACGTCGACGAGCTCGCCGCGCGCCTGACGGACGTGCTCACCGCATCGCCCGGGGAATACGAGCGGATGCAGCGGGCGTCGCTCGACGGCGTGGCGATTCACGACATCAACCGCACCCTCGACACCTTCGAGGCGCTGTACCGCGGCGAGCCGCTTCCCGAGTAG
- a CDS encoding MarR family winged helix-turn-helix transcriptional regulator, translated as MYSLLLDRLLQIGDLFQRDMARAFEGTGLTTARVHLLWMLQHAGPSTQQTLARLCEVTPRNITGLVDALEQSGHVRRNPHPTDRRAVLVELTDSAAEIMTRMQREHAELNDTLRASVDPDDRAAVERGITAIATHLEDLVTAAADEKTADAAAKKSAP; from the coding sequence ATGTATTCGCTCCTCCTCGACCGCCTGCTGCAGATCGGCGACCTCTTCCAGCGCGACATGGCGCGGGCGTTCGAGGGAACCGGACTCACGACAGCTCGGGTTCACTTGCTCTGGATGCTGCAGCACGCCGGCCCGTCGACGCAGCAGACCCTCGCCCGACTGTGCGAGGTCACTCCGCGCAACATCACCGGTCTCGTCGACGCTTTGGAGCAGTCGGGTCACGTGCGTCGGAATCCTCATCCGACCGACCGTCGTGCCGTGCTCGTCGAGTTGACCGACAGCGCCGCAGAAATCATGACTCGGATGCAGCGCGAGCACGCCGAACTCAACGACACACTGCGGGCATCCGTCGATCCCGACGACCGCGCGGCGGTCGAACGCGGCATCACGGCCATCGCCACACACCTCGAGGACCTGGTGACGGCGGCCGCTGATGAGAAGACGGCGGACGCAGCCGCGAAGAAGAGCGCCCCGTGA
- a CDS encoding ATP-dependent Clp protease ATP-binding subunit, which produces MSNPHTGAAGGDQQSALEQFGINLTDRARQGKLDPVIGRDSEIRRVSQVLTRRTKNNPVLIGEPGVGKTAVVEGLAQRIVAGDVAESLKDKELVTLDISALVAGAMYRGQFEERLKQVLKEITESDGRVITFIDELHVLMGAGGGEGSVAASNMLKPMLARGELRLIGATTLNEYREFIEKDAALERRFQQVYVGEPTVEDTIAILRGLKGRYEAHHGVTIADSALVAAAALSSRYLPARQLPDKAIDLIDEAMSRLKMEIDSSPVEIDQLKRQVDRMKLEELALKKEKDAASKERLGTLREQLAEQERELAALEERWARERQGLNRVGDLKKKLDDAVTQRDLAMREADYTRASKLEYETIKRLESEIAEAEQAEATTSSEGRMVNEQVTEEDIAAVIAAWTGIPVGRLLQGESEKLLHLENELGKRLIGQKDAVKAVSDAVRRSRAGISDPGRPTGSFLFLGPTGVGKTELAKALAEFLFDDEHAMVRIDMSEYGEKHSVSRLVGAPPGYIGYEQGGQLTEAVRRRPYSVILLDEVEKAHPEVFDILLQVLDDGRLTDGQGRTVDFTNVILILTSNLGSPILIDPVLSPDEKREQVMTLVRQAFRPEFLNRLDDIVMFAALTEDDLAQIVELSVDQLHQRLRDRRLTLAVTPGARSWLAERGYDPMFGARPLRRLIQSEVQNKLATALLSGGVHDGDTVRVDVAADGSGLVLTGGAA; this is translated from the coding sequence ATGAGCAATCCGCACACCGGCGCCGCAGGCGGCGACCAGCAGTCCGCGCTCGAGCAGTTCGGGATCAACCTCACCGACCGCGCGCGTCAGGGCAAGCTCGACCCCGTGATCGGGCGCGACAGCGAGATCCGGCGGGTCAGCCAAGTGCTCACCCGGCGCACGAAGAACAACCCGGTCCTGATCGGCGAGCCCGGCGTCGGCAAGACGGCCGTCGTCGAAGGTCTCGCCCAGCGCATCGTCGCCGGCGACGTCGCCGAGTCGCTCAAAGACAAGGAACTGGTCACCCTCGACATCTCGGCCCTCGTCGCGGGCGCCATGTACCGCGGGCAGTTCGAAGAGCGCTTGAAGCAGGTGCTCAAGGAGATCACCGAGTCCGACGGCCGGGTCATCACCTTCATCGATGAGCTGCACGTGCTCATGGGCGCCGGCGGCGGTGAAGGGTCGGTGGCGGCATCCAACATGCTCAAGCCCATGCTCGCCCGCGGGGAGCTGCGCCTGATCGGCGCCACCACGCTGAATGAGTACCGCGAGTTCATCGAGAAGGATGCCGCTCTCGAGCGACGCTTCCAACAGGTGTACGTCGGTGAGCCGACGGTCGAGGACACCATCGCGATCCTCCGTGGTCTCAAGGGTCGCTACGAAGCCCACCACGGAGTGACGATCGCCGACAGTGCGCTGGTCGCCGCGGCGGCACTTTCGAGCCGGTACCTGCCTGCGCGCCAGCTGCCGGACAAGGCCATCGACCTCATCGACGAGGCGATGTCGCGGCTGAAGATGGAGATCGACTCGTCCCCGGTCGAGATCGACCAGCTGAAGCGACAGGTCGACCGCATGAAGCTGGAAGAGCTCGCTCTGAAGAAAGAGAAGGATGCCGCCTCGAAAGAGCGTCTCGGCACCCTGCGTGAGCAGCTGGCGGAGCAGGAGCGCGAGCTGGCCGCCCTCGAGGAGCGCTGGGCGCGCGAGCGCCAGGGCCTGAACCGCGTGGGCGATCTCAAGAAGAAGCTCGACGATGCGGTCACGCAGCGCGACCTGGCCATGCGCGAGGCCGACTACACCCGCGCATCCAAGCTCGAGTACGAGACCATCAAGCGCCTCGAGAGCGAGATCGCCGAAGCCGAGCAGGCCGAGGCGACGACCTCGTCCGAAGGTCGCATGGTCAACGAGCAGGTCACCGAAGAAGACATCGCCGCTGTGATCGCCGCCTGGACCGGCATCCCCGTCGGTCGTCTGCTGCAGGGTGAGAGCGAGAAGCTGCTCCACCTCGAGAACGAGCTGGGCAAGCGATTGATCGGGCAGAAGGATGCCGTGAAGGCGGTGTCGGATGCTGTGCGGCGGTCGCGCGCGGGCATCAGCGACCCGGGCCGTCCGACGGGTTCGTTCCTCTTCCTCGGTCCGACCGGTGTCGGCAAGACCGAGTTGGCGAAGGCGCTCGCCGAGTTCCTGTTCGACGACGAGCACGCCATGGTGCGCATCGACATGTCGGAGTACGGCGAGAAGCACTCGGTGTCGCGGCTCGTCGGTGCCCCTCCCGGCTACATCGGCTACGAACAGGGCGGTCAGTTGACCGAGGCGGTGCGGCGGCGTCCGTACAGCGTGATCCTGCTCGACGAGGTCGAGAAGGCGCACCCCGAGGTGTTCGACATCCTGTTGCAGGTGCTCGACGACGGGCGCCTGACCGACGGGCAGGGCCGCACGGTCGACTTCACCAATGTGATCCTGATCCTCACGTCGAACCTCGGCTCGCCGATTCTCATCGACCCCGTGCTCTCGCCCGACGAGAAGCGCGAGCAGGTCATGACACTCGTCCGGCAGGCCTTCCGACCCGAGTTCCTCAACCGCCTCGACGACATCGTCATGTTCGCCGCGCTCACCGAAGATGACCTCGCTCAGATCGTGGAGCTGTCGGTCGACCAGTTGCACCAGCGCCTCCGCGATCGCCGGCTCACGCTCGCGGTCACCCCTGGCGCCCGCTCCTGGCTGGCAGAACGCGGCTACGACCCGATGTTCGGAGCCCGCCCGCTGCGCCGTCTCATCCAGTCCGAAGTGCAGAACAAGCTGGCGACGGCGCTGCTCTCCGGCGGGGTTCACGACGGCGACACCGTTCGGGTCGATGTCGCCGCCGACGGCTCGGGGCTCGTGCTGACCGGCGGCGCCGCGTAG